The proteins below come from a single Zea mays cultivar B73 chromosome 8, Zm-B73-REFERENCE-NAM-5.0, whole genome shotgun sequence genomic window:
- the LOC103635636 gene encoding 40S ribosomal protein S12 produces the protein MADQETPVAVEAPTPVLGEPMDLMTALQLVMKKSGAHDGLVKGLREAAKAIEKHAAQLCVLAEDCDQPDYVKLVKALCSEHNVHLVTVPSAKTLGEWSGLCKIDSEGKARKVVGCSCVVVKDYGEESEGLNIVQEYVKSH, from the exons ATGGC GGATCAGGAGACCCCAGTTGCAGTTGAGGCCCCTACCCCGGTCCTTGGGGAGCCGATGGACTTGATGACTGCTCTGCAGCTTGTCATGAAGAAGTCGGGTGCTCATGATGGCCTTGTTAAGGGTCTTCGTGAGGCTGCCAAAGCAATTGAGAAGCATGCTGCTCAGCTTTGCGTGCTTGCGGAGGACTGTGACCAGCCTGATTATGTCAAGCTGGTGAAGGCTCTTTGCTCTGAGCACAACGTTCACCTGGTTACTGTGCCTAGCGCTAAAACTCTTGGTGAATGGTCTGGG CTTTGCAAGATTGATTCTGAGGGCAAGGCGAGGAAGGTTGTGGGTTGCTCCTGTGTTGTCGTCAAG GACTATGGCGAAGAATCTGAGGGCCTTAACATAGTTCAGGAGTACGTCAAGTCACACTAG
- the LOC109939395 gene encoding serine/threonine-protein kinase ATG1c, with the protein MKSYGFPTGKRLDKTSGQSPSKHTSLFSRYVLGNNHAPSSQHHGHTDKMTKESKIHEVQGPKGVYPEDQEYVFVSGPHPEGSSFSTNASQQLNLPAKYDNLSVSPPKLTFLSAPMPINGLPINRQQSAGTGSFDSHYSPASVTSQGSADISDAMDQPPSDYLTRIRLLEQYASAIAGLVRDEIEKQFLSESAPSVN; encoded by the exons ATGAAATCTTATGGGTTTCCCACAGGTAAAAGATTGGATAAAACTTCAGGCCAGAGTCCATCAAAACATACCAGTCTGTTCTCCAGGTATGTCTTGGGAAATAATCATGCACCTAGTAGCCAACACCATGGTCATACTGATAAAATGACCAAGGAAAGCAAGATTCATGAAGTGCAAGGTCCAAAAGGTGTTTATCCAGAAG ATCAGGAATATGTATTTGTGTCTGGACCACACCCAGAGGGATCATCGTTTTCAACAAATGCCTCTCAGCAGCTTAACTTACCGGCAAAATATGATAATTTGTCTGTTTCACCACCGAAGTTAACTTTCTTGAGTGCACCAATGCCGATAAATGGTTTGCCGATTAATAGACAACAATCTGCTGGGACTGGTAGCTTCGACAGCCACTATTCTCCTGCATCTGTCACTTCACAGGGATCTGCAGATATAAGTGATGCCATGGATCAGCCCCCATCTGATTATCTGACGAGGATTAGATTGTTGGAGCAATATGCATCAGCCATAGCAGGGTTGGTCAGGGATGAG ATAGAGAAACAGTTTCTCTCCGAAAGTGCCCCATCTGTGAATTAA
- the LOC109941581 gene encoding protein trichome berefringence-like 7 isoform X1, with protein sequence MVSPGGPSRVALRGGVGGPGSPRVSSSSAATAFAALRRRWRWAPSGAPTLERAARAFLLASAALVLACALYLYVLRYVGRGGRAFAAAGFVGGSVLGLGGEACDVFDGAWVPDDTGRHPLYNSSECPFAERGFDCLANGRNDTGYLKWRWKPRRCEVPQFAARTALERLRGKRVVFVGDSMSRTQWESFICMLMAGVDDPRTVFEVNGNEITKTIRHLAVRFASHGLTVEFFRSVFLVQEHPAPRHAPKRVKSTLRLDRMDSFSRKWVNSDVLIFNTGHWWTPTKLFDRGCYFLAGRSLKLGTSSNAGFRMALKTWASWVLKRVDLNRTHVFFRTYEPSHWGDTSQKVCEVTEQPSSEAKGNDKSEFGAILSDVVTNMKVPITVLNVTLMGAFRSDAHVGTWSYPPTILDCSHWCLPGVPDAWNELVFSYLLTNGWRNMPG encoded by the exons ATGGTGAGCCCGGGCGGCCCGTCGCGCGTAGCTCTGCGGGGCGGCGTTGGCGGGCCCGGGAGCCCGcgcgtctcttcttcttctgccGCGACCGCTTTTGCGGCGCTACGGCGCAGGTGGCGGTGGGCGCCCTCGGGCGCGCCGACGCTGGAGCGCGCGGCCCGCGCGTTCCTCCTGGCCTCCGCGGCGCTCGTGCTCGCCTGCGCGCTCTACCTCTACGTGCTCCGCTACGTCGGCCGGGGAGGTCGCGCCTTCGCCGCCGCGGGCTTCGTCGGGGGCTCCGTCCTGGGCCTCGGCGGCGAGGCGTGCGATGTGTTCGACGGCGCATGGGTACCCGACGACACCGGCCGCCACCCGCTATACAACAGCTCCGAGTGCCCGTTCGCGGAGCGCGGGTTCGACTGCCTCGCCAACGGGCGGAACGACACTGGGTACCTCAAGTGGCGGTGGAAGCCGCGGCGGTGTGAAGTGCCGCAGTTTGCGGCCCGCACCGCGCTGGAGCGGCTGCGCGGGAAGCGGGTGGTGTTCGTGGGGGACTCCATGAGCCGCACACAGTGGGAGTCCTTCATCTGCATGCTCATGGCCGGCGTGGATGACCCCAGGACGGTCTTCGAGGTGAACGGAAACGAGATCACCAAGACGATACGACACCTGGCGGTCCGGTTCGCGTCGCACGGCCTCACCGTCGAATTCTTCCGGTCCGTGTTCCTCGTGCAGGAGCATCCTGCCCCACGGCATGCCCCCAAGAGGGTCAAATCCACGTTGAGGCTGGACAGGATGGATAGTTTCAGCCGGAAATGGGTGAATTCGGACGTACTGATTTTCAATACTGGGCATTGGTGGACGCCGACCAAATTGTTTGATAG GGGTTGCTATTTTCTGGCAGGACGTTCTCTTAAATTAGGTACATCCAGCAATGCTGGTTTTAGGATGGCACTGAAGACCTGGGCCTCATGGGTACTAAAAAGAGTTGATTTAAACCGAACACATGTCTTCTTTCGCACATATGAGCCATCTCATTGGGG GGATACAAGCCAAAAGGTGTGTGAAGTAACAGAGCAGCCTTCGTCAGAGGCCAAAGGAAATGATAAGAGTGAATTTGGGGCTATACTTTCTGATGTTGTAACCAACATGAAAGTTCCTATCACAGTACTAAATGTAACTTTAATGggagcgtttagaagtgacgcacATGTTGGCACTTGGAGTTATCCTCCCACTATACTTGATTGCAGTCACTGGTGTCTTCCTGGAGTCCCTGATGCTTGGAATGAACTTGTGTTTTCGTATCTTTTGACAAATG GTTGGCGAAACATGCCGGGCTGA
- the LOC109941581 gene encoding protein trichome berefringence-like 7 isoform X2: protein MVSPGGPSRVALRGGVGGPGSPRVSSSSAATAFAALRRRWRWAPSGAPTLERAARAFLLASAALVLACALYLYVLRYVGRGGRAFAAAGFVGGSVLGLGGEACDVFDGAWVPDDTGRHPLYNSSECPFAERGFDCLANGRNDTGYLKWRWKPRRCEVPQFAARTALERLRGKRVVFVGDSMSRTQWESFICMLMAGVDDPRTVFEVNGNEITKTIRHLAVRFASHGLTVEFFRSVFLVQEHPAPRHAPKRVKSTLRLDRMDSFSRKWVNSDVLIFNTGHWWTPTKLFDRDTSQKVCEVTEQPSSEAKGNDKSEFGAILSDVVTNMKVPITVLNVTLMGAFRSDAHVGTWSYPPTILDCSHWCLPGVPDAWNELVFSYLLTNGWRNMPG, encoded by the exons ATGGTGAGCCCGGGCGGCCCGTCGCGCGTAGCTCTGCGGGGCGGCGTTGGCGGGCCCGGGAGCCCGcgcgtctcttcttcttctgccGCGACCGCTTTTGCGGCGCTACGGCGCAGGTGGCGGTGGGCGCCCTCGGGCGCGCCGACGCTGGAGCGCGCGGCCCGCGCGTTCCTCCTGGCCTCCGCGGCGCTCGTGCTCGCCTGCGCGCTCTACCTCTACGTGCTCCGCTACGTCGGCCGGGGAGGTCGCGCCTTCGCCGCCGCGGGCTTCGTCGGGGGCTCCGTCCTGGGCCTCGGCGGCGAGGCGTGCGATGTGTTCGACGGCGCATGGGTACCCGACGACACCGGCCGCCACCCGCTATACAACAGCTCCGAGTGCCCGTTCGCGGAGCGCGGGTTCGACTGCCTCGCCAACGGGCGGAACGACACTGGGTACCTCAAGTGGCGGTGGAAGCCGCGGCGGTGTGAAGTGCCGCAGTTTGCGGCCCGCACCGCGCTGGAGCGGCTGCGCGGGAAGCGGGTGGTGTTCGTGGGGGACTCCATGAGCCGCACACAGTGGGAGTCCTTCATCTGCATGCTCATGGCCGGCGTGGATGACCCCAGGACGGTCTTCGAGGTGAACGGAAACGAGATCACCAAGACGATACGACACCTGGCGGTCCGGTTCGCGTCGCACGGCCTCACCGTCGAATTCTTCCGGTCCGTGTTCCTCGTGCAGGAGCATCCTGCCCCACGGCATGCCCCCAAGAGGGTCAAATCCACGTTGAGGCTGGACAGGATGGATAGTTTCAGCCGGAAATGGGTGAATTCGGACGTACTGATTTTCAATACTGGGCATTGGTGGACGCCGACCAAATTGTTTGATAG GGATACAAGCCAAAAGGTGTGTGAAGTAACAGAGCAGCCTTCGTCAGAGGCCAAAGGAAATGATAAGAGTGAATTTGGGGCTATACTTTCTGATGTTGTAACCAACATGAAAGTTCCTATCACAGTACTAAATGTAACTTTAATGggagcgtttagaagtgacgcacATGTTGGCACTTGGAGTTATCCTCCCACTATACTTGATTGCAGTCACTGGTGTCTTCCTGGAGTCCCTGATGCTTGGAATGAACTTGTGTTTTCGTATCTTTTGACAAATG GTTGGCGAAACATGCCGGGCTGA